A single genomic interval of Brevundimonas diminuta harbors:
- a CDS encoding acyl-CoA dehydrogenase family protein — MTALATPTASSPLELEVRLAALGARYDAAPRYPAESMTLLASEGWGQRFAPVQSGGTAYDDPLHKALALMNALRSVGRSDLSVGRLFEGHVNALALFGWYADPAQKAWLGKVLAQGGWFGVWATEPPPGVRLVGDRLQGAKMFATGAGGLEYAIITAQPEQGERQLIVVPANEPDRADLSGWRVRGMRATTSGRYEVTGLTVDNDQRLGRPGDYDREPRFTAGAWRFTAVQLGGVEGLVMAMRDALSDAARADPIHRARFADAVVATRTAWLWVREAAIRAASEAPDAGDFARATRGVVERSALDVMELAARSVGTRSAFDGERIDKITRDLSLYLRQAGPDYAKDHAAKTWLDRDLWGEGDALW; from the coding sequence ATGACAGCTCTGGCAACGCCGACCGCGTCATCGCCTCTGGAACTTGAGGTCAGGTTGGCGGCGCTGGGTGCGCGCTACGACGCCGCGCCGCGATATCCCGCCGAGAGTATGACGCTGCTCGCCTCGGAGGGTTGGGGTCAACGGTTCGCTCCGGTCCAAAGCGGCGGAACGGCCTATGACGATCCACTCCACAAGGCCTTGGCCTTGATGAACGCTCTACGCAGCGTGGGACGGTCGGATCTGAGCGTCGGCCGACTGTTCGAAGGACATGTCAACGCGTTGGCGCTGTTCGGCTGGTACGCGGACCCGGCCCAGAAGGCTTGGTTGGGGAAGGTTCTGGCGCAGGGCGGCTGGTTCGGCGTCTGGGCGACGGAACCGCCGCCCGGCGTTCGTCTGGTCGGCGATCGGCTGCAGGGGGCCAAGATGTTCGCGACCGGCGCGGGCGGATTGGAGTATGCAATCATCACCGCCCAGCCGGAACAGGGCGAACGCCAGTTGATCGTCGTGCCGGCGAACGAACCCGACAGGGCCGATCTAAGCGGATGGCGCGTCCGCGGCATGCGCGCGACGACCAGCGGGCGCTATGAGGTGACCGGGTTGACGGTCGATAACGATCAGCGGCTGGGACGTCCCGGAGACTATGATCGTGAACCGCGTTTCACGGCCGGGGCGTGGCGGTTCACGGCGGTGCAGTTGGGCGGCGTCGAAGGCCTGGTCATGGCGATGCGTGACGCGCTGTCCGACGCCGCGCGCGCCGATCCCATCCACCGCGCGCGCTTTGCCGATGCGGTCGTTGCGACGCGGACGGCCTGGCTCTGGGTCCGCGAAGCCGCGATCCGCGCGGCGTCCGAAGCGCCGGACGCCGGGGATTTCGCCCGCGCCACGCGCGGCGTCGTCGAACGCAGCGCCCTCGATGTCATGGAACTGGCGGCGCGGTCGGTCGGGACGCGCAGCGCCTTCGACGGCGAGCGCATCGACAAGATCACCCGTGATCTCAGCCTCTATCTTCGGCAGGCCGGACCCGACTATGCGAAGGACCATGCGGCCAAGACTTGGCTGGATCGCGATCTTTGGGGCGAGGGCGACGCCCTATGGTGA
- a CDS encoding DUF3182 family protein, with amino-acid sequence MTIVNPSGVAPMPSFTNAAALAGIALFDPDGHNPGNLHDQASREMLVSRLARLLRLPVVDVVEDAEDVGPDVLLVPRDTLVGEDMISRTVFTSSNLLGGRVPHRFIATKAITHGLIDRSATCPAGWSNTMAERLGDAALEGYTAFSVDDAIEAGRRLLKTGPVRVKDVLAKAGLGQTVVETPGALVAVIADQDEAQIAAFGVVLEENLLGVETYSVGTLSVGGLRISYVGDQRETTDHRGREVYGGSRLRCVRGDLDRLTHLGLTPEAVEAVRCAAVFDDAAQRAYPDLVLTRRNYDVLAGKDARGRRRVGVLEQSWRVGGATGAEIAALEAFAASPALTSVETATVEVYGLADVGLEDVVYFRGEDPKVGPMTKYVTRTA; translated from the coding sequence ATGACCATCGTCAATCCATCGGGCGTCGCCCCGATGCCTTCATTCACCAATGCGGCCGCGCTCGCCGGCATCGCGCTTTTCGATCCAGACGGACACAATCCAGGCAATCTGCATGATCAGGCCTCCAGAGAGATGCTTGTTTCTCGCCTAGCGCGCCTTCTGCGCCTCCCGGTCGTTGATGTCGTTGAAGATGCGGAAGACGTCGGACCCGACGTCTTGCTGGTGCCTCGCGACACCTTGGTCGGTGAAGACATGATCTCGCGCACGGTCTTCACCTCAAGCAATCTGTTGGGCGGCCGCGTGCCACACCGTTTCATCGCCACCAAGGCGATCACCCACGGCCTGATCGATCGGTCCGCGACCTGCCCGGCCGGCTGGTCCAACACCATGGCCGAACGTCTGGGGGATGCGGCTCTGGAAGGCTACACCGCCTTCTCTGTAGACGACGCAATCGAAGCTGGTCGACGCCTTCTCAAGACCGGGCCTGTCCGCGTCAAGGATGTCCTGGCCAAGGCAGGTCTGGGCCAGACGGTCGTCGAAACGCCCGGGGCGCTCGTCGCTGTCATCGCCGATCAAGACGAGGCGCAGATCGCCGCCTTCGGCGTCGTCCTTGAAGAAAACCTGCTCGGCGTCGAAACCTACAGCGTTGGAACCCTGTCGGTCGGCGGACTGCGCATCAGCTACGTTGGCGATCAACGGGAAACGACGGACCATAGGGGACGCGAGGTATACGGCGGTTCAAGACTGAGGTGCGTCAGGGGCGATCTCGATCGACTGACCCACCTCGGCTTGACCCCCGAGGCGGTTGAAGCGGTGCGTTGCGCCGCCGTGTTCGACGACGCCGCTCAGCGCGCCTATCCCGACTTGGTCCTGACCCGCCGGAACTACGATGTCCTCGCCGGCAAGGATGCGCGAGGGCGAAGGCGTGTAGGCGTGCTGGAGCAGTCGTGGCGGGTCGGCGGGGCGACGGGCGCGGAGATCGCCGCCCTCGAGGCGTTTGCCGCCTCGCCGGCGCTGACCTCCGTCGAAACCGCCACAGTCGAAGTGTACGGCCTCGCCGATGTCGGACTGGAGGATGTCGTCTATTTCCGGGGTGAGGACCCCAAGGTCGGGCCGATGACGAAATATGTGACGAGGACGGCGTGA
- a CDS encoding alpha/beta hydrolase family protein: MIEPDDVEEGRVRLSVDGQKLTGTLLTPEAPVPGFLFVHGWGGDQEEDLGLAEDLARLGCICFTFDLRGHAESDANRDEVTRQNGLDDVTAAYDYLASQQLIDPSAIGVIGTSYGGYLSALLTSIRDVRWLALRVPALYPDEHWEVPKAKLDKDAVRAYRQQLRTPQEDKALSACAAFEGDVLIVQSGKDDRIPPEVIASYQAAFKDANSFSHRIIAEATHAMRDPAHQRLYATLLMNWVEEMVRASRRSYR, encoded by the coding sequence GTGATTGAACCTGACGACGTCGAGGAAGGGCGGGTGCGACTGTCTGTCGACGGACAAAAGTTGACCGGCACGCTTCTGACGCCGGAAGCCCCCGTGCCGGGTTTTCTGTTTGTCCACGGCTGGGGCGGAGATCAGGAAGAGGACCTGGGCCTGGCTGAAGATCTCGCTCGACTGGGGTGCATCTGTTTCACCTTCGACCTTCGAGGCCATGCCGAAAGCGATGCAAATCGAGACGAGGTCACCCGGCAGAACGGGTTGGATGACGTCACCGCGGCCTATGACTATTTGGCGTCCCAGCAGCTGATCGATCCCAGTGCGATCGGCGTGATCGGCACTAGCTATGGAGGCTATTTGTCGGCTCTGTTGACGAGCATCCGAGACGTGCGTTGGTTGGCGCTGCGTGTTCCGGCCCTCTATCCGGACGAGCACTGGGAGGTCCCCAAGGCCAAGCTCGATAAGGACGCGGTGCGCGCCTATCGACAACAGCTGCGAACGCCGCAGGAAGACAAAGCGCTCTCGGCCTGCGCCGCGTTCGAGGGCGACGTCCTCATCGTACAGTCGGGCAAGGACGATCGCATTCCACCAGAAGTCATCGCCTCGTATCAGGCCGCCTTCAAGGACGCGAACTCGTTCAGCCACAGGATCATCGCCGAAGCGACCCATGCGATGCGCGATCCCGCCCATCAGCGGCTTTACGCCACTCTGCTCATGAACTGGGTCGAGGAAATGGTGCGGGCTAGCCGCCGGTCTTATCGGTGA
- a CDS encoding glycosyltransferase family 2 protein, producing the protein MTTLSALTLVRNRQAHLDRLVEGLSLSATPPDELVVIDMSDAPVTLPPLSFPVRIERLAGDALPLAAARNLAAALASGDNLLFLDVDCIVSSSVCGRMQALLAEFDAVVCPEVFYLPAGAVPPGPLSETDLRAAGRPHPVRPFPQEGESLERNPGLFWSLAFALRRSTFHRIGGFDETYVGYGAEDTDLGFRIAREGLPLLFAGGAPVFHQHHEGYDPPLQHFRALIANANRFHAAWSIWPMDGWLRAMADLGLVDLSSEGLTIHRDPTPTEIAAARKDPANPF; encoded by the coding sequence ATGACCACCCTGTCCGCGCTCACGCTGGTTCGTAACCGGCAAGCCCATCTGGACCGATTGGTCGAGGGATTGTCCCTCAGCGCCACGCCGCCCGACGAACTGGTCGTCATCGACATGAGCGATGCACCGGTGACGCTGCCGCCACTGAGCTTTCCCGTTCGCATCGAACGTCTGGCGGGCGACGCCTTGCCTCTGGCCGCCGCCCGAAACCTGGCGGCCGCCTTGGCCTCAGGCGATAACCTGCTGTTTCTCGACGTGGACTGCATCGTGTCGTCGTCAGTTTGCGGCCGTATGCAGGCCCTGCTCGCCGAGTTTGACGCCGTCGTCTGTCCAGAGGTGTTCTATCTACCCGCCGGAGCCGTCCCGCCGGGCCCTCTGTCGGAAACCGATCTGAGAGCGGCCGGCCGGCCCCATCCCGTGCGCCCCTTTCCGCAGGAAGGCGAAAGCCTGGAGCGCAATCCCGGCCTGTTTTGGTCTCTGGCTTTTGCGCTACGTCGCTCGACCTTCCATCGCATCGGCGGGTTCGACGAGACCTATGTCGGCTACGGCGCCGAAGACACGGACCTGGGTTTTCGCATCGCGCGAGAGGGCCTGCCGCTCCTCTTCGCCGGCGGCGCACCGGTCTTCCACCAGCACCATGAGGGCTATGATCCGCCCCTGCAGCACTTCCGCGCCCTGATCGCCAACGCCAACCGCTTCCACGCAGCCTGGTCGATCTGGCCGATGGACGGTTGGCTGCGAGCGATGGCGGATCTCGGACTAGTCGATTTGTCGTCGGAGGGATTGACGATCCACCGCGACCCTACGCCGACCGAAATCGCCGCCGCGCGAAAAGATCCTGCAAATCCCTTTTAG
- a CDS encoding class I SAM-dependent DNA methyltransferase translates to MAERSLPAAYFESIFAGDADPWDLATSPYEAAKFDRTIAALSTRRAAFALEVGCAGGVLTEQLSAVCDHLLAIDVSPTALERARQRLSGRPNVRFEAAAFPRDCPALDGLDLVVLSEVAYYWSHADLDLATQRIADGLVEGGRVLLVHWTGETDYPQTADDAVERLWLGLSAVMKVDLAERHPNYRLDLWSRR, encoded by the coding sequence ATGGCTGAACGCTCGCTTCCCGCCGCCTATTTCGAAAGCATCTTCGCCGGGGACGCCGATCCATGGGATCTGGCCACCAGCCCCTATGAGGCCGCCAAGTTCGATCGCACCATCGCCGCCCTGTCGACGCGGCGAGCGGCTTTTGCGCTCGAGGTCGGTTGTGCGGGCGGCGTCCTGACCGAGCAGCTGAGCGCAGTCTGCGATCATCTGTTGGCGATCGACGTCAGCCCGACTGCCCTGGAGCGAGCGCGCCAGCGTCTGTCGGGGCGGCCGAACGTCCGGTTCGAGGCCGCGGCCTTCCCCCGGGACTGTCCGGCTCTGGACGGGCTGGATCTCGTCGTCCTGTCCGAAGTGGCTTATTACTGGAGCCACGCCGATCTTGACCTTGCGACGCAACGCATCGCCGATGGCCTGGTCGAGGGCGGACGCGTCCTTCTGGTGCACTGGACGGGCGAGACCGACTATCCCCAGACCGCCGACGACGCCGTGGAACGCCTCTGGCTTGGATTGTCGGCTGTCATGAAAGTGGATCTCGCCGAGCGGCATCCGAACTATCGGCTAGATTTGTGGAGCCGCCGATGA
- a CDS encoding DNA polymerase Y family protein, which translates to MRRVVSLYLPTWPTDRLRRRLGPDAPSPDTPVVLVGRQGRKRVVLAADPTARAHRLHPGMAATQARALVADLVVHPFDPAGDAAALDQLALWALRRYAPIVAADPPDGLVLDVTGAGHRYGGDEGLLEDLIAQTAAVGLDARAALADTWGAAHALARNLAEPTIIVARGGPAVRHLPLRALRLPADMVDGLGRLGIDTIGELEAKPRAPLALRFGPELIRRLDQAHGRAHEPINPIDAPELIQVRRVFAEPIGAPETLARYTLKLVEALSEALEAQGLGASRLDLRFERIDNRTEAIRVGLARPVRDVARLTRLLCDKIETVDPGLGVEAMVLAAPVVLPLDWSPSAGDLGGPSTPDIGDLVDLLANRLGPQNLYRLAPAQSDVPERSIRKLSPTAPPVPETWTRRWPRPSRLLAQPEAIEAVALLPDQPPVAFSWRGVRHRVRRADGPERIFGEWWRRDGERYAVRDYFQLEDEAGHRFWVFRRGDGEQSQTGDLSWWLHGLFG; encoded by the coding sequence ATGAGACGGGTCGTCTCGCTCTACCTCCCCACCTGGCCGACCGACCGGCTGCGACGCCGGCTTGGACCCGACGCGCCGTCGCCTGACACGCCGGTGGTCCTGGTCGGGCGCCAGGGCCGCAAACGCGTGGTGCTGGCCGCCGACCCCACCGCCCGCGCCCATCGTCTGCATCCCGGCATGGCCGCGACCCAGGCTCGGGCCCTGGTCGCCGATCTCGTCGTTCATCCCTTCGACCCCGCCGGGGATGCGGCCGCCCTGGACCAGCTCGCCCTCTGGGCGCTGCGCCGCTATGCGCCGATCGTCGCCGCCGACCCGCCGGACGGCCTGGTGCTCGACGTCACCGGGGCCGGTCACCGCTATGGCGGCGATGAGGGCCTGCTCGAGGATCTGATCGCCCAGACCGCCGCTGTTGGTCTGGACGCCCGAGCCGCCCTCGCTGACACCTGGGGCGCCGCGCATGCCTTGGCCCGCAACCTCGCCGAACCGACGATCATCGTCGCACGCGGGGGGCCTGCCGTCCGTCACCTGCCCTTGCGAGCCTTGCGCCTGCCCGCCGACATGGTCGATGGCTTGGGGCGTCTGGGGATCGACACCATTGGCGAGCTGGAAGCCAAGCCTCGCGCCCCATTGGCCCTGCGCTTCGGACCGGAGCTGATCCGTCGCCTGGATCAGGCCCACGGCCGCGCCCATGAGCCGATCAACCCGATCGACGCCCCGGAGTTGATCCAGGTCCGACGGGTCTTCGCCGAGCCGATCGGCGCGCCCGAGACCCTGGCCCGCTACACGCTCAAACTGGTCGAAGCCCTGAGCGAGGCGCTCGAGGCTCAAGGGCTTGGCGCGTCCCGGCTCGACCTGCGGTTTGAACGGATCGACAACCGGACTGAAGCCATCCGTGTCGGCCTTGCGCGCCCCGTCCGCGATGTCGCGCGGCTCACACGCCTGCTCTGCGACAAAATCGAAACCGTCGATCCTGGCCTCGGCGTGGAGGCCATGGTCCTGGCGGCGCCGGTCGTCCTGCCGCTGGACTGGTCGCCGAGCGCCGGTGATCTGGGCGGCCCCTCGACGCCGGACATCGGCGATCTCGTCGACCTGCTCGCCAATCGTCTCGGCCCGCAGAACCTGTATCGACTGGCCCCGGCGCAGAGCGACGTGCCCGAACGCTCGATCCGCAAACTCTCGCCGACCGCGCCGCCGGTGCCGGAAACCTGGACCCGTCGCTGGCCGCGCCCCTCAAGGCTGCTCGCACAACCCGAAGCCATCGAGGCCGTGGCGCTCCTGCCCGACCAGCCGCCGGTCGCCTTCAGCTGGCGCGGCGTTCGTCATCGCGTCAGGCGCGCTGACGGCCCTGAGCGGATCTTTGGTGAATGGTGGCGGCGCGACGGCGAACGCTATGCGGTGCGCGACTATTTCCAGCTGGAGGACGAGGCTGGTCACCGCTTCTGGGTCTTTCGACGCGGCGATGGCGAACAGTCTCAGACCGGCGATCTCAGCTGGTGGCTGCATGGGCTCTTCGGGTGA
- a CDS encoding helix-hairpin-helix domain-containing protein, with protein MIDLNTASADTLDGIQMLRGHGFEIVRYREERGRFTSLRQLDEVPGLSGKTDGVEAHVSVKATSSTT; from the coding sequence ATGATCGACCTCAACACAGCCAGCGCCGACACGTTAGACGGAATTCAGATGTTGCGCGGCCATGGGTTTGAGATCGTTCGCTATCGTGAGGAAAGAGGTCGTTTCACCAGCCTTCGGCAGCTGGATGAGGTACCGGGTCTGAGCGGCAAGACTGATGGCGTTGAAGCGCACGTTTCGGTCAAAGCCACGAGCTCAACGACCTAG
- a CDS encoding DUF2171 domain-containing protein, protein MTDLSNIKEHMEVIGADGVHLGTVDKVEGDRIKLTKADSGSHSDHHHYLSGGLVAEVEGNQVRLSANADNAALLEEEEAGEAIADLK, encoded by the coding sequence ATGACCGACCTCTCGAACATCAAAGAGCATATGGAAGTGATCGGCGCTGACGGCGTCCATCTCGGCACCGTCGATAAGGTTGAAGGCGATCGCATCAAGCTCACCAAGGCCGACAGCGGATCGCACAGCGATCACCATCATTACCTTTCTGGCGGCCTTGTCGCCGAGGTCGAGGGCAATCAGGTGCGCCTGTCCGCAAACGCCGACAATGCCGCTCTCCTCGAGGAAGAAGAGGCCGGCGAAGCGATCGCAGACCTGAAATAG
- a CDS encoding PIG-L deacetylase family protein produces MVSEKTGRLATLALERSPWRSARWLVIAPHADDETLGAGALIHQAAEAKRLAGVVILTDGAGSHDHPDVASRARLIRSRRLEAGRAVRRLAGAAAVPPVFLDWPDAQPASPGNTMFETTARRLAALCCERRVDAIAVTGPDDPHCDHQAAAQLARRAARIARRPVSVFDYVVWGTAPSKAKLRITTRPLRAGLRAYALSSHQSQLTPIFGQGFRLEKERGLRAASDTLYRRDAYG; encoded by the coding sequence ATGGTGAGCGAGAAAACCGGCCGGCTGGCGACCCTGGCGCTGGAGCGTTCGCCCTGGCGATCCGCGCGGTGGCTGGTCATCGCCCCGCATGCCGATGACGAGACGCTGGGCGCCGGAGCCTTGATCCATCAGGCGGCCGAGGCCAAGCGGTTGGCGGGCGTCGTGATCCTCACCGACGGTGCGGGTTCGCACGACCATCCGGATGTGGCGTCCCGTGCGAGGCTTATCCGGTCCCGACGCCTGGAGGCGGGACGCGCCGTTCGACGGTTGGCGGGGGCCGCAGCGGTGCCGCCCGTGTTTCTGGATTGGCCCGATGCTCAGCCCGCTTCTCCTGGCAACACGATGTTTGAGACGACCGCGCGTCGTCTGGCCGCCCTTTGCTGTGAGCGGCGCGTCGATGCGATCGCCGTTACTGGACCAGACGATCCCCATTGCGATCATCAGGCGGCGGCCCAGCTGGCGCGCCGCGCGGCCCGTATAGCACGCCGGCCGGTCTCCGTGTTCGATTATGTCGTGTGGGGGACGGCTCCGTCCAAGGCGAAACTGCGGATCACGACGCGACCTCTTAGGGCCGGCCTCAGAGCGTACGCCTTATCGAGCCATCAAAGTCAGTTGACGCCGATATTCGGCCAAGGCTTCCGGCTTGAGAAGGAGAGGGGGCTGCGGGCGGCCTCGGACACCCTGTATCGGCGCGACGCCTATGGCTGA
- a CDS encoding glycosyltransferase family 2 protein — translation MLLAALAAQDLPGRISVALCINNSTDGSLPQAQAAADRWKDRLDIVVDLQTFPDHRAHAGAARRAAMSIGLEHLGDRSNGVLISTDADTRPPPNWLSANLAAIASGADLVGGRLVLDEAESISSDVAVLRRLWDAYWHEVRAIEDEIDPSPHDPAPRHGDHTGASLAITAVAYLSAGGVPEQPAGEDLALVIAAQAQGARLVHPLAVWTRVSARTTGRAVGGMAEDMIRLFDQARNGGPIMAPDFSHWRQRASWRRDQRHDAASARRLPALETRLPAMPLDMDLRSWADGIARAAA, via the coding sequence GTGCTTCTGGCCGCCCTGGCCGCGCAGGATCTTCCAGGCAGGATTTCGGTCGCGCTCTGCATCAATAACTCCACGGACGGTTCGCTCCCCCAGGCGCAGGCAGCGGCCGATCGGTGGAAGGATCGACTGGACATCGTCGTCGATTTGCAGACCTTCCCAGACCATCGCGCGCATGCCGGCGCGGCGCGGCGTGCGGCCATGTCCATCGGTCTCGAGCATCTCGGAGATCGATCCAATGGCGTTTTGATCTCAACGGACGCCGACACGCGACCGCCGCCGAACTGGCTGTCCGCCAATCTTGCAGCCATCGCGTCGGGAGCGGATTTGGTGGGTGGACGGCTGGTGCTCGATGAGGCGGAATCGATCTCATCGGATGTCGCGGTTCTGCGTCGACTATGGGACGCGTACTGGCATGAAGTTCGCGCGATCGAGGACGAGATCGACCCTTCGCCGCATGATCCGGCACCTCGGCATGGCGATCACACAGGAGCCAGCCTCGCCATCACCGCGGTGGCCTATCTGTCAGCCGGCGGCGTGCCGGAACAGCCGGCTGGCGAGGATCTGGCGCTTGTGATCGCCGCTCAAGCGCAGGGGGCCAGGCTTGTTCATCCTTTGGCGGTTTGGACCCGAGTGTCGGCACGCACCACGGGCCGCGCCGTCGGGGGGATGGCGGAGGATATGATCCGCTTGTTCGATCAAGCGCGGAACGGCGGTCCAATCATGGCGCCGGACTTTTCGCATTGGCGACAGCGGGCGAGTTGGCGTCGGGATCAGCGTCACGACGCGGCGAGCGCAAGACGTCTGCCGGCTTTGGAAACCCGGCTGCCCGCCATGCCGCTCGACATGGATTTGCGAAGTTGGGCCGACGGCATTGCGAGAGCCGCGGCGTGA
- a CDS encoding glycosyltransferase, which translates to MRAPIGYYVHHQGDGHRQRALEIAAAAPERFVLLGTGLKGRTGDIACVDLEDDRPDKGDRFSGQDEAPVRPQALHYAPYHHAGVQARTARFAQWISNAKPALMVIDVSVEMAMLARLCATPVVYVRLAGDRSDPAHLEAFRGAEALLAPFHERLDGMGAREVRDKTHYFAPRRYSGPKRGSGVLVVHGRGGESLDGATLALAAEATPDRLWTGVGPIEPPPVMPPNLKLAGWIDTIGDEIEMAEIIVGGAGDGLLNAVVSADKPFVCLPEPRAYNEQIAKAERLADLGSAVVLAQWPHAHEWPGILQSALALSPADRQQISGQGLGAAGPWLVDLASELEARR; encoded by the coding sequence GTGAGGGCTCCGATTGGATACTATGTCCATCACCAGGGCGACGGCCACCGCCAGCGCGCACTGGAAATCGCCGCCGCCGCGCCCGAGCGCTTTGTCCTGCTCGGAACGGGACTGAAGGGGCGAACAGGAGACATCGCCTGCGTGGATCTGGAGGATGACAGGCCCGATAAGGGAGACCGCTTCTCCGGCCAGGATGAAGCGCCTGTCCGGCCTCAGGCGCTGCATTACGCCCCCTATCACCATGCGGGTGTCCAGGCGCGGACCGCTCGGTTCGCCCAATGGATCAGCAACGCCAAGCCGGCCCTGATGGTGATCGATGTGTCGGTCGAGATGGCGATGCTGGCCCGGCTGTGTGCGACGCCTGTCGTCTATGTCCGCCTCGCGGGCGATCGATCGGATCCGGCGCATCTGGAAGCCTTCCGGGGCGCGGAAGCCTTGCTTGCGCCGTTTCATGAGCGGCTCGATGGAATGGGGGCCAGAGAGGTGCGCGACAAGACGCATTACTTCGCCCCCCGGCGCTATTCGGGACCGAAGCGTGGATCAGGCGTCCTGGTCGTTCATGGGCGAGGCGGCGAATCGCTGGATGGCGCTACGTTGGCGTTAGCTGCAGAGGCAACGCCCGATCGCTTGTGGACCGGTGTTGGGCCGATCGAACCTCCACCGGTCATGCCGCCGAACCTAAAGCTGGCGGGCTGGATCGACACCATCGGCGACGAGATCGAAATGGCCGAGATCATCGTCGGAGGCGCGGGAGACGGCCTGCTGAATGCGGTGGTTTCGGCCGACAAGCCCTTCGTCTGTCTCCCCGAGCCTCGCGCCTATAATGAGCAGATCGCGAAGGCCGAACGGTTGGCGGATTTGGGCTCCGCCGTCGTTCTTGCGCAGTGGCCGCACGCTCACGAATGGCCGGGCATCCTTCAGTCAGCACTCGCACTGTCGCCCGCTGATCGGCAGCAGATCAGCGGGCAGGGACTCGGCGCCGCCGGACCCTGGCTTGTCGATCTCGCATCAGAGCTTGAGGCACGCCGATGA
- a CDS encoding glycosyltransferase, which yields MSITAVRMRIGVIAHLKYPIAEPFAGGLEMHTHLLCRQLRLKGHDVTLFAATLSDPELGLEAICDQTEIAKVGTAEAGDVAFFREHHAYLSLMSRLRRSSFDVIHNNSLHYLPVSMAETLPMPMVTTLHTPPFCWLESGIREASAPSARFVGVSEAMREQWSRVRPIDQVILNGIDLERFPWRARHDDPRHLIWYGRIVPEKGLHLALDAATLASIALRFAGPILDQAYFDAEIAPRLTRETTYLGHLDHETLSKEIGQAAAFVCTPRWDEPYGLVVAEALACGTPVAAFARGAIPEILTPDCGALARPDDVPDLARAIARAVGLSRSASRARAEAACDVRRMITAYEELYGEMIQAAAAGQMQANDALEDRLIA from the coding sequence TTGTCGATCACGGCGGTACGGATGCGCATCGGCGTCATCGCACATCTCAAATATCCGATCGCAGAACCCTTCGCCGGCGGGCTGGAGATGCATACGCATCTGCTCTGTCGCCAACTGCGGCTGAAGGGCCATGACGTCACTCTTTTTGCCGCGACCCTCTCCGACCCCGAGTTAGGCCTGGAGGCGATCTGCGACCAGACGGAAATCGCCAAGGTCGGAACTGCGGAGGCGGGCGACGTCGCCTTCTTCCGAGAGCATCACGCCTATCTGTCATTGATGAGCCGGCTTCGTCGCAGTTCGTTCGACGTCATCCACAACAACAGCCTGCACTATCTGCCGGTGTCGATGGCCGAGACCTTGCCCATGCCGATGGTCACCACCCTCCACACGCCGCCGTTTTGCTGGCTGGAAAGCGGTATCCGCGAAGCGAGCGCGCCGTCCGCACGGTTCGTCGGCGTGTCGGAGGCGATGCGTGAACAATGGAGTCGGGTGCGGCCGATCGATCAGGTGATTCTGAACGGAATCGATCTGGAGCGCTTTCCGTGGCGTGCGCGTCACGACGACCCTAGGCATTTGATCTGGTATGGGCGGATCGTGCCCGAAAAGGGTCTGCATCTGGCGCTGGACGCGGCGACATTGGCGAGTATCGCCCTGCGGTTCGCGGGCCCGATCCTCGATCAAGCCTATTTCGATGCCGAGATCGCTCCGAGATTGACGCGCGAAACCACCTATCTTGGTCATCTCGACCACGAAACGCTGTCGAAGGAGATCGGGCAGGCGGCCGCCTTCGTCTGCACGCCGCGCTGGGACGAACCCTATGGACTGGTGGTGGCCGAAGCGCTGGCTTGCGGAACGCCAGTCGCCGCCTTCGCGCGGGGCGCCATTCCCGAGATTCTGACACCCGACTGCGGCGCCCTGGCGCGCCCGGACGATGTGCCGGATCTGGCGCGCGCAATCGCCCGGGCGGTCGGCCTGTCTCGGTCGGCCAGCCGCGCCCGCGCCGAGGCGGCCTGCGATGTGCGCCGGATGATCACCGCCTATGAAGAACTCTATGGCGAGATGATCCAAGCGGCTGCGGCGGGACAGATGCAGGCCAATGACGCGCTGGAAGATCGGCTGATCGCATGA
- a CDS encoding SemiSWEET family sugar transporter gives MSDLTANIVGTAAAVCSITSFAPQALKIWKERDASSISLKTYSLTVTCFILWVVYGVITRAWPVTVSNSFALVMAACVLIMKWRFRNGDPEKH, from the coding sequence ATGAGCGATCTGACAGCCAATATCGTGGGTACAGCGGCTGCGGTCTGCTCGATCACGAGCTTTGCGCCCCAAGCCCTCAAGATTTGGAAAGAGCGCGATGCGTCTTCGATCAGTCTCAAGACCTATTCGCTCACTGTCACCTGTTTCATCCTCTGGGTGGTCTATGGGGTCATCACCCGAGCCTGGCCGGTGACTGTGTCGAACAGTTTTGCCCTGGTCATGGCGGCCTGCGTCCTGATCATGAAGTGGCGATTTCGCAATGGCGATCCTGAAAAGCATTAG